The following are encoded together in the Streptomyces sp. NBC_00358 genome:
- a CDS encoding glycosyltransferase family 4 protein has protein sequence MSHVSSHSPHGQSPLRTVQVLGGGSAGSSAHVRSLASGLVARGVRVTVCAPAEADRVYGFTGVGAHHVPVPRSSDPASVSALRAACADADLVHAHGLHAALRAALALSGRRVPLVVTWHTRSEADGARAHVLRLLERRVARAAAVVLGTSSDLVDRARRRGARDARLAAVALPAPRPPVEPAEPDRSRHKARAELGSTDRPLLMAVGSLDRHRGYHTLLDASTAWCRLDPVPLLVIAGEGPLRAALQRRIEDEELPVRLVGRRDDITELIAAADLALLPSRWESRSVLAQEALHARVPLVATAVGGIPEMVGDAAEFVPYGNAKALADAVVRLLADPERRQVLREKGARQAATWPTEDETVAQVLSVYDEFTQPRPLGRNTP, from the coding sequence GTGAGCCACGTGAGCAGCCACTCACCGCACGGCCAGTCGCCGCTGCGCACCGTACAGGTGCTCGGCGGCGGAAGCGCGGGCAGCAGCGCGCATGTGCGGTCGCTGGCCTCGGGCCTGGTCGCCCGGGGGGTGCGGGTCACCGTGTGCGCTCCGGCCGAGGCCGACCGCGTGTACGGGTTCACCGGAGTGGGCGCGCACCACGTTCCGGTGCCCCGCAGCAGTGATCCCGCCTCCGTGTCCGCGCTGCGGGCCGCCTGCGCGGACGCCGATCTCGTACACGCGCACGGGCTGCACGCGGCGCTGCGGGCGGCGCTGGCGCTGAGCGGGCGGCGCGTTCCCCTCGTCGTCACCTGGCACACCCGCTCTGAGGCCGACGGTGCGCGGGCCCACGTACTGCGGCTCCTTGAGCGGCGGGTGGCCAGAGCCGCCGCCGTGGTGCTCGGGACCTCGTCCGACCTGGTGGACCGGGCGCGCCGCCGGGGAGCGCGTGACGCGCGACTCGCCGCCGTCGCGCTGCCCGCGCCGCGCCCGCCCGTCGAGCCCGCGGAACCCGACCGGTCCCGGCACAAGGCGCGGGCCGAACTCGGCTCCACCGACCGGCCGTTGCTGATGGCGGTGGGTTCGCTCGACCGGCACCGCGGCTATCACACCCTGCTGGACGCGTCGACGGCGTGGTGCCGGCTCGATCCCGTGCCGCTGCTGGTGATCGCGGGGGAGGGGCCGCTGCGCGCCGCTCTCCAGCGCCGGATCGAGGACGAGGAACTGCCGGTCCGGCTCGTCGGGCGCCGCGACGACATCACGGAACTGATCGCGGCCGCGGACCTCGCGCTGCTGCCGAGCAGGTGGGAGTCCCGCTCGGTGCTGGCGCAGGAGGCCCTGCACGCGCGTGTGCCGCTCGTCGCCACAGCGGTCGGGGGCATCCCCGAAATGGTCGGCGACGCGGCCGAGTTCGTCCCCTACGGGAACGCGAAGGCGCTCGCCGACGCCGTCGTACGACTGCTCGCCGATCCGGAGCGTCGCCAGGTTCTGCGGGAGAAGGGTGCCCGGCAGGCCGCCACTTGGCCGACCGAGGACGAGACCGTCGCCCAAGTGCTCAGCGTCTACGACGAGTTCACCCAGCCCCGACCGCTGGGCCGAAACACGCCCTAG
- the recN gene encoding DNA repair protein RecN, producing the protein MVGDVLEEMRIRSLGVIDDAVVELSPGFTAVTGETGAGKTMVVTSLGLLLGGRADPALVRIGAKSAVVEGRISVPAGGTAVVRAEEAGAELEDGVLLISRTVSAEGRSRAHLGGRSVPVGVLAELADELVAVHGQTDQQGLLKLSRQRQALDRYAGDAVAVPLAKYTGAYRRLRAISAELDEITTRARERVQEADLLRFGLDEVAAVEPRAGEDVELAAEAERLGHAEALASAATAAHAALAGNPEDPEGIDAATLVAGAHRALEAVRSHDSALATLSGRIGEIAILLGDVAGELAGYADDLDADPLRLSAVEERRAALTQLTRKYGEDIDAVLAWAERSVERLTELEGDDDRLDELTAERDALRGELGGLAQALTDARTEAAERFAAAVTAELASLAMPHARVSFELRQTDDPEGVEVGGRTVAYGPAGVDEVELLLAPHPGAPPRPIAKGASGGELSRVMLAVEVVFAGTDPVPTYLFDEVDAGVGGKAAVEIGRRLARLARTAQVVVVTHLPQVAAFADRQLLVEKTNDGSVTRSGVKVLEGEDRIRELSRMLAGQEDSETARAHAEELLATARSDG; encoded by the coding sequence ATGGTCGGGGACGTGTTGGAGGAGATGCGGATACGGTCGCTCGGAGTCATCGACGACGCGGTCGTCGAGCTGTCACCAGGCTTCACCGCCGTGACCGGTGAGACCGGCGCGGGCAAGACGATGGTGGTCACCAGCCTCGGGCTGCTGCTGGGCGGGCGCGCGGACCCGGCCCTCGTGAGGATCGGCGCCAAGAGCGCGGTCGTGGAGGGGCGGATCAGCGTACCCGCGGGCGGGACGGCCGTCGTACGGGCCGAGGAGGCGGGCGCCGAGCTCGAAGACGGTGTTCTGCTCATCAGCCGTACCGTTTCCGCCGAGGGGCGCTCACGCGCGCACCTGGGCGGGCGCTCGGTGCCGGTGGGCGTGCTCGCCGAACTCGCCGACGAACTCGTGGCGGTGCACGGCCAGACCGACCAGCAGGGGCTGCTCAAGCTGTCCCGGCAACGGCAGGCCCTCGACCGGTACGCGGGTGACGCGGTCGCCGTGCCGCTCGCCAAGTACACGGGCGCCTACCGCCGGCTGCGGGCCATCTCGGCCGAGCTGGACGAGATCACCACGCGCGCCCGGGAACGGGTCCAGGAAGCCGACCTGCTGCGCTTCGGACTCGACGAGGTCGCGGCCGTGGAGCCGCGCGCGGGCGAGGACGTCGAGCTGGCGGCGGAGGCGGAGCGGCTCGGTCACGCGGAGGCGCTCGCATCGGCCGCCACGGCCGCGCACGCGGCGCTGGCCGGCAATCCCGAGGACCCGGAGGGCATCGACGCGGCCACACTGGTCGCGGGCGCCCACCGTGCCCTGGAGGCCGTACGGTCGCACGACTCGGCCCTCGCCACGCTGTCCGGGCGGATCGGCGAGATCGCCATCCTGCTCGGCGATGTGGCGGGCGAACTCGCGGGCTACGCCGACGACCTCGACGCCGACCCGCTGCGGCTGTCCGCGGTCGAGGAGCGCCGGGCCGCCCTCACCCAGCTGACCCGGAAGTACGGCGAGGACATCGACGCCGTGCTCGCCTGGGCCGAGCGGAGCGTCGAGCGGCTCACCGAACTGGAGGGCGACGACGACCGGCTCGACGAGCTGACCGCCGAACGGGACGCGCTGCGCGGCGAACTGGGCGGACTCGCCCAGGCGCTGACGGACGCCCGTACCGAGGCGGCCGAGCGGTTCGCCGCGGCCGTGACCGCCGAACTGGCCTCGCTCGCCATGCCGCACGCTCGCGTGTCCTTCGAGCTCCGGCAGACCGACGACCCGGAGGGGGTGGAGGTCGGCGGACGCACGGTGGCCTACGGCCCGGCCGGTGTCGACGAGGTGGAACTGCTGCTCGCCCCGCATCCCGGGGCGCCGCCGAGGCCCATCGCCAAGGGGGCGTCGGGCGGTGAGCTCTCACGCGTGATGCTCGCTGTGGAGGTCGTGTTCGCGGGAACGGACCCCGTACCGACGTATCTCTTCGACGAGGTCGACGCCGGGGTCGGCGGCAAGGCCGCGGTCGAGATCGGGCGGCGGCTGGCGCGGCTCGCCAGGACCGCGCAGGTCGTCGTCGTGACGCATCTGCCGCAGGTGGCCGCCTTCGCCGACCGGCAGTTGCTGGTCGAGAAGACGAACGACGGGTCGGTGACCCGGTCCGGCGTGAAGGTGCTGGAGGGCGAGGACCGGATCCGCGAGCTGTCCCGGATGCTCGCCGGTCAGGAGGACTCCGAGACGGCTCGGGCCCACGCGGAGGAACTGCTCGCAACGGCCCGCTCCGACGGCTAG
- a CDS encoding NAD kinase: protein MTQTRARTVFLLAHTGRPAAIRSAELVVQGLLRSGIGVRVLAAEAADLPLPDEVELVQEATPQCLDGCELLIVLGGDGTLLRGAEFARASGVPMLGVNLGRVGFLAEAERDDLDKVVDRVVTRAYEVEERMTVDVVVHRNGDIVHTDWALNEAAVQKVSAEKLLEVVLEIDGRPVTGFGCDGIVCATPTGSTAYAFSAGGPVVWPEVEALLMVPISAHALFAKPLVTSPDSVLAVEVLPHVPPGVLWCDGRRTVELPPGARVEVRRGAVPVRLARLHHASFTDRLVAKFALPVSGWRGAPH from the coding sequence TTGACACAGACCCGAGCTCGTACAGTTTTCCTGCTGGCCCACACCGGGCGGCCGGCAGCCATCCGCAGCGCCGAACTGGTCGTCCAGGGGCTGCTGCGCTCCGGGATCGGCGTACGGGTGCTGGCGGCCGAGGCTGCCGATCTGCCGCTGCCGGACGAGGTGGAACTGGTCCAGGAGGCCACTCCGCAGTGCCTCGACGGCTGCGAGCTGCTCATCGTCCTCGGCGGTGACGGAACGCTCCTGCGCGGCGCCGAGTTCGCCCGTGCCTCCGGGGTGCCGATGCTCGGCGTCAACCTCGGACGGGTCGGCTTCCTCGCCGAGGCCGAGCGCGACGACCTGGACAAGGTGGTCGACCGGGTCGTCACCAGGGCCTACGAGGTCGAGGAGCGCATGACGGTCGATGTCGTCGTGCACCGCAACGGCGACATCGTGCACACCGACTGGGCGCTGAACGAGGCGGCCGTGCAGAAGGTGTCCGCCGAGAAGCTCCTCGAAGTGGTGCTGGAGATCGACGGGCGGCCCGTCACCGGGTTCGGCTGCGACGGGATCGTCTGCGCGACCCCGACCGGTTCGACGGCCTACGCCTTCTCGGCGGGCGGGCCCGTGGTCTGGCCCGAGGTCGAGGCCCTGCTGATGGTGCCGATCAGCGCGCACGCCCTGTTCGCCAAGCCGCTGGTCACGTCACCGGACTCGGTGCTCGCGGTGGAGGTGCTGCCGCACGTCCCGCCGGGCGTGCTGTGGTGCGACGGGCGGCGGACCGTGGAGCTGCCGCCCGGCGCGCGCGTCGAGGTGCGGCGCGGCGCCGTGCCCGTGCGGCTTGCCCGGCTGCACCACGCGTCCTTCACCGACCGGCTCGTCGCCAAGTTCGCGCTGCCGGTCTCCGGGTGGCGCGGAGCACCGCACTAG
- a CDS encoding PucR family transcriptional regulator, with the protein MDSRYDTQGAGITVQRALELPGLRSGLPEIIAGADRLQRTVRWVHAGEVPNIASLLKGGELLLTTGYGLGTRPADQRAFVRTLAERGIAALVVELGPRFTRLPAALVETARSTGLPLVQLHREVPFVTVTEEVHTEIVNGHYALLQQAEEVHRRCTEALLGGGGVPQVLRILADFSGNPVFLESADGQLLYAAGAGSAGADPLQVWEGLRGQHKEDPPAGTTLVDVPGGGPGTGSVRARLVLLPVGAPVAPVHRIAAERAAGILAVVLMQARQEEELAARGRGDFLTDLAEGRIEAEDAPAQARVLGFKPGTGPLLPVVMRLADGLAPGGGWAVLARAVAEELASVGVPVLLGVRPVEGRVPLLLGLRSESERAAVADRVAAALRAGVERAGMQRPGAQPPVVVVGVAGGWAAASAGLRHAAETATAAQGLTDRPWYDARRLDIDLLLWRLREHPDLAAFVERAIGPLRDHDLRSKPPLLPTLQTYLAHAGRKAETARELHLNRQTLYNRLARIGELLGTDLDDPQTVLALSLALRARRHVP; encoded by the coding sequence ATGGACAGCCGTTACGACACCCAAGGCGCCGGAATCACCGTGCAGCGCGCCCTTGAGCTGCCCGGACTGCGCAGCGGGCTGCCGGAGATCATCGCGGGGGCCGACCGGCTGCAGCGGACCGTGCGCTGGGTGCACGCCGGCGAGGTCCCGAACATCGCCTCGCTGCTCAAGGGCGGCGAACTGCTGCTGACCACGGGATACGGTCTCGGCACGCGTCCGGCCGACCAGCGCGCGTTCGTCCGCACCCTGGCCGAGCGCGGGATCGCGGCGCTCGTCGTGGAGCTCGGCCCGCGCTTCACCCGGCTGCCGGCCGCGCTCGTGGAGACGGCGCGGTCCACCGGCCTGCCGCTGGTCCAGCTCCACCGCGAGGTGCCCTTCGTGACGGTCACGGAAGAGGTCCACACCGAGATCGTCAACGGCCACTACGCACTGCTCCAGCAGGCCGAGGAGGTCCACCGGCGCTGCACCGAGGCCCTGCTCGGCGGCGGCGGAGTGCCTCAAGTCCTGCGTATCCTCGCCGACTTCAGCGGCAACCCGGTCTTCCTGGAGTCGGCCGACGGACAGCTCCTGTACGCCGCCGGAGCAGGGTCCGCGGGCGCCGACCCGCTCCAGGTCTGGGAGGGGCTGCGCGGCCAGCACAAGGAGGACCCGCCCGCGGGAACCACCCTGGTCGACGTGCCCGGCGGTGGCCCCGGCACCGGCTCCGTACGCGCCCGCCTGGTGCTGCTGCCGGTCGGCGCGCCGGTCGCCCCGGTGCACCGGATCGCCGCCGAGCGGGCCGCGGGCATCCTGGCCGTCGTGCTGATGCAGGCCCGCCAGGAGGAGGAACTGGCGGCGCGGGGGCGCGGCGACTTCCTGACCGACCTGGCCGAGGGCCGTATCGAGGCCGAGGACGCGCCCGCGCAGGCCCGGGTGCTCGGTTTCAAGCCCGGCACCGGCCCGCTCCTGCCGGTCGTGATGCGACTCGCCGACGGTCTGGCCCCCGGTGGCGGCTGGGCGGTCCTGGCCCGCGCGGTCGCCGAGGAGCTGGCGTCGGTGGGTGTCCCGGTCCTGCTGGGCGTCCGCCCGGTCGAGGGGCGGGTCCCGCTGCTGCTCGGCCTGCGCTCGGAGTCGGAGCGGGCGGCCGTCGCGGACCGTGTCGCGGCGGCGCTGCGCGCCGGGGTGGAGCGCGCCGGCATGCAGCGGCCCGGGGCGCAGCCGCCGGTAGTGGTGGTCGGCGTCGCGGGCGGCTGGGCGGCCGCGTCGGCGGGGCTGCGGCACGCGGCGGAGACGGCCACGGCGGCACAGGGCCTGACGGACCGCCCCTGGTACGACGCCCGCCGTCTGGACATCGACCTGTTGCTGTGGCGGCTGCGCGAGCACCCCGACCTGGCCGCCTTCGTGGAGCGCGCGATCGGTCCCCTCCGCGACCACGACCTGCGCTCCAAGCCGCCCCTGCTCCCCACCCTGCAGACGTACCTGGCGCACGCGGGCCGCAAGGCCGAGACCGCCCGCGAGCTGCACCTCAACCGGCAGACCCTCTACAACCGGCTCGCCAGGATAGGCGAGTTGCTGGGCACTGACCTGGACGACCCGCAGACGGTACTGGCGTTGAGCCTGGCACTGCGGGCGCGCCGGCATGTTCCCTAG